Proteins from a genomic interval of Corythoichthys intestinalis isolate RoL2023-P3 chromosome 3, ASM3026506v1, whole genome shotgun sequence:
- the snx18a gene encoding sorting nexin-18a — translation MAKLLRARAIYDFNSENPGEVSVRENEIVTLHSEKDIEGWLEGTNSKGERGLVPASYVEILREDDNNAYPESRYANVPSTGRADNAFPPPAQQQVNQQTSDDDWDDDWDDSSTVADEPGTPRDFEGNGPSGYRVSTSSAARGQHPKSSATVGRNLNRFSTFVKSGGEAFVLGEAEGFVKDGDKICVVMGQHGPEWQENPYPFTCAIHDPTKQTKFKGMKSYMSYRLTPTHTEQQVHRRYKHFDWLYARLVEKFPVISVPHIPEKQATGRFEEDFISKRRKGLIWWMNHMTSHPVLARCDVFQHFLTCSSTDEKNWKMGKRKAERDELVGANFFLTISTPPAPLDFQEVESKIDSFKSFAKRMDDGALQLNATAGEFARKQMSGFRKEYHKMGVAFKVLSQAFEMDQQVYSAGLNRAISLTGEAYESIGDYFAEQPAKDLEPIMDLLALYQGHLDNYPDIIHVQKGALTKVKESQRHVEEGKMEAAQAADGVSERCNIISCATLAEIQHFHRIRVRDFRAQMQHFLTQQMAFFGKITVTLEEALRKYDDA, via the exons ATGGCGAAGCTCCTCCGGGCTCGGGCTATTTACGACTTTAACTCCGAGAACCCCGGCGAGGTGTCTGTTCGCGAGAACGAGATAGTAACTTTGCACAGCGAGAAAGACATCGAGGGCTGGTTGGAGGGCACCAATAGTAAAGGCGAGAGGGGGCTCGTCCCCGCGTCCTACGTGGAGATACTGCGAGAGGACGACAACAACGCGTATCCCGAGTCCCGTTACGCGAACGTGCCGTCCACAGGGAGGGCGGATAACGCTTTCCCCCCTCCTGCCCAGCAGCAGGTTAACCAGCAGACCAGCGACGATGACTGGGACGACGACTGGGACGACAGCTCCACCGTGGCGGACGAGCCGGGCACCCCCCGGGACTTTGAGGGCAACGGGCCCTCCGGCTACAGAGTGTCAACATCCTCCGCTGCGAGAGGTCAGCACCCCAAAAGCTCGGCCACGGTCGGCCGGAACCTGAACCGGTTCTCCACCTTCGTCAAGTCCGGAGGCGAGGCCTTCGTGCTGGGCGAGGCGGAGGGATTCGTGAAGGACGGGGATAAGATCTGCGTGGTGATGGGCCAGCACGGTCCCGAGTGGCAGGAGAACCCGTACCCGTTCACCTGCGCCATCCACGACCCCACCAAGCAGACCAAGTTCAAAGGGATGAAGAGCTACATGTCCTACAGGCTGACGCCCACGCACACCGAGCAGCAGGTGCACCGACGCTACAAGCACTTCGACTGGCTGTACGCCCGCCTGGTGGAGAAGTTCCCGGTCATCTCGGTGCCGCACATCCCCGAGAAGCAGGCCACGGGGCGCTTCGAGGAGGACTTCATTTCCAAGAGGCGGAAGGGCCTGATCTGGTGGATGAACCACATGACCAGCCACCCGGTGCTGGCGCGCTGCGACGTCTTCCAGCACTTCCTCACCTGCAGCAGCACCGACGAGAAGAACTGGAAGATGGGCAAGAGGAAGGCCGAGCGGGACGAGCTGGTGGGCGCCAACTTCTTCCTGACCATCAGCACGCCGCCCGCCCCGTTGGACTTCCAGGAGGTGGAGAGCAAAATCGACAGTTTCAAGTCCTTCGCCAAAAGGATGGACGACGGCGCCCTGCAGCTCAACGCCACCGCCGGCGAGTTCGCTCGCAAGCAGATGAGCGGCTTCCGGAAGGAGtaccacaaaatgggcgtggccTTCAAGGTCCTCAGCCAGGCTTTCGAGATGGACCAGCAGGTCTACTCGGCCGGACTCAACCGGGCCATCTCCTTGACGGGGGAAGCCTACGAATCCATCGGGGATTACTTCGCCGAGCAGCCCGCCAAGGATTTGGAGCCTATTATGGACCTGTTAGCGCTTTATCAGGGACACCTGGACAACTACCCGGACATCATCCACGTGCAAAAAG gCGCCCTAACCAAAGTCAAGGAGAGCCAGCGTCACGTAGAGGAAGGCAAAATGGAGGCGGCGCAGGCGGCGGACGGAGTCAGCGAACGCTGCAACATCATCTCGTGCGCCACGCTGGCCGAGATCCAGCACTTCCACCGGATCCGCGTGCGCGACTTCCGGGCACAAATGCAGCACTTCCTGACGCAGCAGATGGCCTTCTTCGGCAAAATCACCGTCACGCTGGAGGAGGCGCTGCGCAAGTACGACGACGCCTAG